A genomic stretch from Bos javanicus breed banteng chromosome 3, ARS-OSU_banteng_1.0, whole genome shotgun sequence includes:
- the COPS8 gene encoding COP9 signalosome complex subunit 8 isoform X1 — MPVAVMAESSFSFKKLLDQCENQELEAPGGIATPPVYGQLLALYLLHNDMNNARYLWKRIPPAIKSANSELGGIWSVGQRIWQRDFPGVYSTINAHQWSEAVQPIMEALRDATRRRAFALVSQAYTSIIADDFAAFVGLPVEEAVKGILEQGWQADSTTRMVMPKKPVAGALDVSFNRFIPLSEPAPVPPIPNEQQLARLTDYVAFLEN; from the exons ATGCCAGTGGCGGTGATGGCGGAAAGTTCCTTTAGTTTCAAAAAGTTGCTGGATCAGTGCGAGAACCAGGAGCTCGAG GCTCCAGGAGGAATTGCTACACccccagtgtatggtcagcttctaGCTTTGTATCTACTCCATAATGACAT GAACAATGCAAGATATCTTTGGAAAAGAATACCACCTGCTATAAAATCT GCAAACTCGGAACTTGGGGGAATCTGGTCAGTTGGCCAGCGGATCTGGCAGAGGGACTTCCCCGGGGTCTACAGCACCATCAACGCCCATCAGTGGTCTGAGGCCGTCCAGCCAATCATGGAAGCTCTCAGAG ATGCAACCCGAAGACGAGCCTTCGCCCTGGTCTCCCAAGCCTATACCTCCATCATCGCCGACGATTTCGCAGCCTTTGTTGGACTCCCTGTGGAGGAGGCTGTGAAAG GTATCCTCGAGCAAGGCTGGCAAGCCGACTCCACCACAAGGATGGTCATGCCCAAGAAGCCAG TTGCAGGGGCCCTGGATGTTTCCTTCAACAGGTTTATTCCCTTATCAG AGCCCGCCCCTGTTCCACCCATCCCCAACGAGCAGCAGTTAGCCAGACTCACCGATTATGTGGCTTTCCTTGAAAACTGA
- the COPS8 gene encoding COP9 signalosome complex subunit 8 isoform X2 encodes MNNARYLWKRIPPAIKSANSELGGIWSVGQRIWQRDFPGVYSTINAHQWSEAVQPIMEALRDATRRRAFALVSQAYTSIIADDFAAFVGLPVEEAVKGILEQGWQADSTTRMVMPKKPVAGALDVSFNRFIPLSEPAPVPPIPNEQQLARLTDYVAFLEN; translated from the exons AT GAACAATGCAAGATATCTTTGGAAAAGAATACCACCTGCTATAAAATCT GCAAACTCGGAACTTGGGGGAATCTGGTCAGTTGGCCAGCGGATCTGGCAGAGGGACTTCCCCGGGGTCTACAGCACCATCAACGCCCATCAGTGGTCTGAGGCCGTCCAGCCAATCATGGAAGCTCTCAGAG ATGCAACCCGAAGACGAGCCTTCGCCCTGGTCTCCCAAGCCTATACCTCCATCATCGCCGACGATTTCGCAGCCTTTGTTGGACTCCCTGTGGAGGAGGCTGTGAAAG GTATCCTCGAGCAAGGCTGGCAAGCCGACTCCACCACAAGGATGGTCATGCCCAAGAAGCCAG TTGCAGGGGCCCTGGATGTTTCCTTCAACAGGTTTATTCCCTTATCAG AGCCCGCCCCTGTTCCACCCATCCCCAACGAGCAGCAGTTAGCCAGACTCACCGATTATGTGGCTTTCCTTGAAAACTGA